The segment aaaaagggtGTTTAATTAAAGTCCTGAGATGCTCAAAATAAAAGGATTGTTGTATTTCTTTGATAAAACTCCCTGAGCCTTTTTGCTCTCTGCCTGATGAGTCATATCCTGCCTCGGTCTTTTATGGTGCCAAAGTCTGGAGTTCATTCCCGAGGAGGAGCTAACCGTGCGTCTCACAGCAGCCATTTATGACTGTCATAAACCCTGTTGGGAACACACACCCGCTGTCATTCGTTCGTCCCGCATCTACGCTAACCCTGTCATAAAACCACACAGAATCATCAGAGGTTTTGTTCCCTCGGAGCCTATGGCTTCGACACTTTGAGATGAGTTGTGTGTGAATGTTGGTGTCATGTCTGTCTGAGATGTAAGATGACACTACTGACCTTCCTACTGCTGCCTCCTCATCTCTGTGGGCATTATTTTTTCCTAGAGGTTTGATAGAGAAGGGCACCTCCATGCTCCTACAGACCCTGTTCAGCCTAAAGCCGAGACTCATCCTAACTTTACCCTCCTCCTAAAAAGAAATTAGGCTCCCGGCTTAGTTTGCGGAGAGAAATAGCGAGTGAAATGTGTATCAAAGATTGGCCGAAGCGATTCCTCAAAACCATCCTGCTGCACCTGAGCCACCATCAGGTTCGTATGGCTccgacatgcacacacacacacacacacacacacacacactggttgTACCCCCCGTGGCGCTGACAGGACCACAGGACAGGAGTACAGACTGTGTCAGGGAgctgacagaagaagaaggatggctccagatgtttctgttttcttgcagGTGGAGCTGCTGATTGAAAATGAGGCAGAGAAGGATTACCTGTTTGATGTCCTCCGCTTGTACCACCAGTGAGTACCATCTGTCTCTCATCAGGTGGACAGCGTGTGGCGTTTGTTATTCACGCTCCAGGAATTCTCTACAATTAAACCGTTAATGGTTACTTAATAGATGTCGTCTTTAAACAAGAACTACTTGGAGCAGGAACTAATTAAAGGGGTCGTGGTGAAGTCAGTGTGTTGATTTCTGCATGTTTGCTTCTTGCATTTTTACGATCAGTTTCACAAACATCCAGATTAAACCGTCAAATGTTTTTGACAACAACCTCGTATAGAAGTCTCTTTCAGATGGGTCCATTTTCTGTGACAGGAGCTAAAAGTCCTCTAGGTTTCAGTTAATCTTTGTACAGAAAAAGAGCCCGGCGGCCTTACTGGTTAAGCCTCTGATCCGTTTCAACAATACTCTGACAAGCTTGGTCAGTTACCAACAAAAGCTCTTTTCATCGTCATCCTCCAAATGGGGCTAAAATGACACGTATGAATAATTCAGCGAGGAGGCCAGGCACACcgtggcttttattttgctgcttttgttgctgttctGCTTCCCTTTTGTCTTCCTCCAAATTGCAACACAGAAAAGaatggaatatttttttttccataacaaTATAATTAGTATAATTTTACGCTTGGTATTcttgtttcaaacagaaatggaggaagaaaaaaaagggtattTTTCAACTCTTtcagaaaacagctgctttatgATGACTTTTGTGGCTGAGGAGGGAGATGAagaaatttgttgcattttacgAAGCagagaaaacctaaaaaaacaaacaaaataactggTACCTGAATGCATCATTAGAACACAGTTAAACCCAGGCGACAAAAAAGCACCTGAGgacagttaaaataaacaaatacaacaaaacaaattgagtttaaacataaaacatgaaagaaattcAGCAAAATCAAATTTTCCGAGAACCATGGACGGGACAGAGAGGAACATGATCCCACCTGTTAAATTAAATTCCGTGGATCTTCTCATGATCCACAGTGGCATCCTGATCCCAGCTTTGGGAATGTCAGCACCAGACAATGTGTAACTTGAGACAAATGGATTGATGTGGATTCCAGGTTGTTAATgagcttgttttattaaatacaaaaaaactaatttaacatGTCATAACTGAGGTAGAGAAAATAATTTGAGGGCTTTCTGTCATGCTGTTGCTTGTTTAAACCCTTAATCTATAGTAGAACATATATAAAAAGGTGATTATCAAGTTGTTATTTGGTATTTGACAAATCTGTATAGGTTTTAGGGAGTTATTTTCACTGTATCTGTAAAGGATTCTATTATATTATCAAGTTTTGTTGCATTATTCTGTCTCAATTTCATAAATATAAGCATTTAACTGACATTTATAGGCCAAAATGAATCCTAATTAATCTCAGATTAGTGTCAATTTACCTCAAATTTATTATCCTGTTTTGCAACATTTCCCTAAACCTCCCTGTCTTTCATTCTTTTCCCGTGTGTCGGAAGTAGAGGACAGCGCTGCTGCAGATCTATaatcgtctctctctctcaggtcGATGGACCTGCCTGTGCTGGTGGGAGACCTGAAGCTGGTAATCAACGAACCAAAGAGGCTTCCTCTGTTCGACGCCATCCGACCTCTGATCCCTCTCAAGCACCAGGTGGAGTACGACCAGCTCACACCCAAGAGGTCCCGGTGAGTACGGCGGCGTGTTTGCCTTCCTGCTGATACTGACGCATGCAGCCCGCACGCTCCTTGATTGAGTCTCGTTGGTTTCAGGAAGCTGAAAGAGGTGCGTTTGGATCGAACGCACCGCGATGGGCTGGGCCTCAGCGTCCGAGGGGGGTTAGAGTTCGGTTCTGGACTTTATATATCCCAGATTGTTAAAAATGGACAAGCTGATAATGTCGGCCTTCAGGTGTGTACATAACTCATAAACATGCATaactggctctgtttttgttacacttccacagctttaaatgtaaagtGTAAAATATAAGCTGATAAATATTTAGCAGTAGAACATTTAATAATTATGTATGCAATACTATTTTTCTTTAGTAACCTAGTATACAGTACATATGTTTACCCAAGGTATTTTTATGTTAtatctctttccttttttccattAGTCGGGCagttttttgccattttcttttccctttgtttgtcctgcagctcctgAGAGTCATTTTAACAGGATCCACTAGATGGGGTCGACGTCATGTTTCCTAACCCCCCACAGAGCGTTAATATCTGATAGTCCTGTTCATCTGGGCTCACTTCAAACAGAATTATGAAAACCTAATTAGATTAATGTAGATCACACAGAAAATATCTTTATCCCTGAATATAAGGTTCATAGTGAAGCCTTTAGGAGGGATTTTGTCTTGGGTAATATGTGAAAAACACCATCAGCCACATATATTACAGTAAGGCTGCTGAATCTTAGTGAAAATTCACTATAGTCCAAAGGATTTTGAGTCAGAGTCACAAAATAAAGGatgacacatttatttttctcatcacATTCAGGACTGAAGGGAAGCTGTAGCCCATCCCAGCTGTATCTGGGCAGGTTGTTGGTCCAAgtggcaacaaaacaacaacagagaaacaCGATAAACAGCCATGAAGGCACAGGTTTACATCTGCAGTTCATCTGTTATTCAAATTTGACCTAAAAGGCacgtttttggactgtgggaggaagccggagaacctggagaaaactcacGCATACGCAGAACATAGAAAGTTTGCACCGAAAAACCAGGGCTAAGATTTGAAATCTATTCATGCTAACCAGAACAGCAATGTGCCTGAAACAATAAACTCCCCCAGAATGATGGAGATGGTTGTGAACTGTCTGTAGGAAAAACTAATCACCTGATTAACACTTCATTCTTAAAGAAAGTTGAGCATTTTGTTCATATTTCAGTGGCTTTCATTAATCAGTTTTGcttcaataaagaaaacaacaaataaataaaacattttctattcAGAACTTACATATAAATATGTGCTTAACGTCTATAATAATCAGAGAAGACTGGCTTTTATTGTTTGGAAGAtggcaatttttttaaagaaaggaatCTCTAAGAAGAAGCATCCTCCTGTAATCACAAACTGAAGTGTTTGAAAGTCCGCTCAAGAGCTCTGAGTCAAAGGAAGTGGTCGATATTTCTTTTGAGACTGAGAATGTAAACTAGCTGCAAATCAGTTGAGTGAAGAAGAGCGTTACCTCAGCGCCTTCAGCATGAAAATGAAAACGGATCGCCCAAATCAATCGATCATGTTGTGTTCAGCAAACTGGAATGTAAATTTTGGATTAGCAGTAACACAGCCTCCGACCTCAGCAGGCACACTGAAATTGAAAATGTCGTCTTTAATATCCGTTTCTGGGTTGATTTATAGGTGGGGGATGAGATTGTGCGCATCAATGGGTACTCCATCTCCTCCTGCATCCACGAGGAAGTCATCAGTCTCATCAAGACGAAGAAGATCGTGTCTCTCAAAGTCCGCCGTACGTCAGACTTattacacaaacaacaaaaacaaactcaaaattcTGCAGAAGTTGTTATTTCACTGCTCGttctttctttctgtgcagATGTGGGAATGATCCCAGTAAAAAGGTAAGTTACATTAATcgtgtaaatgctgactcagcattcacacttttatCTTTCCGTAATTTTATTTGCTATCTAGCGACTTCTGCgtactttgagctgttttagctACTcgtatatcaaaacattcagctcatcaTGTGAATGAGGGTGCTAtgaagtttagtttttgtaaattttcacaaaattttactttatttacaacctTTTTCCCTATAGAAATACATGGAgttctcttcagttccttcaaaaatattgttttcctgaaactctattgtctttttatgctacttttagctacagttctactagtttagctttttgctcctttttatattctagctagccttctgcttcTTCTAACACAAGATTAATGTGCAGATatcacaacttttattttgcttttttctcatTAATGCAGCTCATCTGATGAACCGCTGAAGTGGCAGTTTGTGGATCAGTTTGTGTCTGAATCAGGGGTAAGAgctgctttctttcttctttctttgtggcctttttctcccccctcaTTCATTTTTTGTACTCCTTTAGGAGAAGAGAAGCAGTGTGGCTGGCTTGGCATCCATCGGTGGGAAGGAGATCAAGGAGAAGAAGGTTTTCCTCAGTCTTGTGGGCACCAAGGGGATGGGCATCAGCATCTCGAGTGGTCCAACCCAGAAACCTGGTATCTACATCAGCAACGTGAAGCCGGGCTCCCTCTCTGCAGAAGTGGGGCTTGAGGTGATTCCTCCAACAGGCCACAGAATATCCATAAAACGTTTTTTTGTAAACCTGCATTCAGTGAGCTTCACCTAAAGCTTGTATCAACTGTAGATGGGAGACCAGATTGTGGAGGTGAATGGAGTAGACTTCACCACCGTGGACCACAAAGAGGTGAATCATATGTAGTCTTTGTTTAATGCTGATGATTATCGGagtgaagtgttttatttataggACCAGTAGCAAACAGAGAATCAGAGTGAAGCCTTCCATTATTGTTCTCCTCTTACTGCAGTTCACTGAATCACAGAAACACATCCACATTTGTGTTTAACCATCAAAAATCCTTCCTTCATCAGATGGAAAAAGCTAAATCTTAACCAGCATGAGCAGGATTTACCTGAacttactttttttgtcttttttctgcaaaattcTTAAAATTCACTTTATATGCAATAATGCTATTCGTGCAACACGTTTTGTATTAGCAGGCATCAACATTAAGtagaaaaaacacagacagtttaagaataattacagaaaccagcatttacttttaaaaggaaCCACTATTATACACAATTGTTAatataattgtaaaaaaaaaaggtgcatatAGCCTTTTGGTGCctttcaaacagattttcttttgaaGCAATTTATTTCAGTGTGCAACATACTTCACTCAGGCCATCATGCTGTCTTTTAAAAGACCATTAAAgtccaaattaaaatgtttagtttctttctaATTCGTGGCATTTTTTGaagttttgtgtctttatgttttCAGGCGGTGAGGGTCCTGAAGAGCGGCAGGAGTTTGACCATCACGGTTCTGACAGGAGCTGTAAGTttactctgtgtttgtgttcagtcatGATTTATAATCTGTTTTTGCCTCATAAAACTCCTACTTTaacttaaatgttttcagacatGGAAAATACATGTGAGGTGTTACTGGTGAGGCATGCATCTCATTAAAATGAGAATCCTTGATTAAATAGCAGTTTGAAAATAAGATGGAGTGAAATTAGTCTCCTTATAggctttttaaattgttgttctCACTGAAGCAATGTAAAAAATGCTGCTGAACATCTAGAAAAGTTGTATTAATTGTATTGTCATTAGAGCATACgatctaaataataataaatcagagggaaaaatgtgtttctgtcagaacaTAAATCAGTTCAGGAATCATCGGTCATTGatgcaggaacacaaacatctgCCTCGTCTCTTCTCCACAGAATAATGAGCCTCgttgttttaaattcatcacTTTACCGAGCCGGTGCCTCAGAAAAACGTCTCTAGGAGCAACATTTATCCTCCGCCGGGGCCGCGTGACAGATTGTTTGCACAGAAAGTCGGTGTGAGACGAGCAGCCCTGTCTCATTCCTGTCCTCCTCGGTGCCTGTCTGAGGCAGTTATCGGGGAGCTTGTCTTTGTTTGGACGTTAGTGAAAGTGAGCAGCGTGACTCAAAATTCATTGATATTTTAatgcctttttatttgtgtaaagaGGGAACTCTGCAACAACAAATAACTGTTCATGTAGGTGACAATAACCTGAGCTCACATAAAAACTTtacataaatcaaacatttctaatcagttttgcagattCATCATGTGAACTTCTTATTGTGCACAAAGGTTAATCCCAGATTTCAGCATAACACTGGTAGCTAAGTGGCAGTGCAGTTAGGGTAAACATTTCCtaaagttcaaactttaaaactgacaaagttccAAGTTAAACAGGAAAGTgaataatcaataaataattagTGCGGGACTGAACGAATGAGTGGGCATCACTGCAGTTTACTGAACAGAAGGAAACATGCCATCAGTAGCAGGTGAAGTCGGtgtattttcttcagtttgcaCTGCGTCGAGAGGTTTTATAGCCTGAAGGTTTCCAAGGAAGCAGCGGCGCTCGTTTCTCTAATCAGTTCAATCAGTTGTAGCCGAAGGAAGTGTTAGCAGACCTGCGGCGACTTGATCAAAAGATCAATACGTGAAGCTTCATTACCAATATAGAGTTCAAAACGTTGTTGTGAATTATGTTGTGATTATATTCCAGATGTCTGTATTGCTTATTTGCTGCACATCAGTCTTCTCTTACCATAAATGAGGCTTCAGATGTCTCTCATGACTACACCTGACATCTCTACTCTCTGCTCGTTATGAAAGGCTGGTTTGGACTTGCCTTCCTGCCTCTAGAGCTAGAAAGTTTGGGAGCCTCTGCTCTGTATGACCCCGGTCTCTGATCATCATGCTCGGCTCTCTTGACTCTCTCAGGGAAGGGAGCTGTTCATGACGGACGAGGAGCGTCTGGCAGCTGAGGCCCGCAGGGAGCTGGAGAGGCAGGAGCTGATGCATCAAAAGCGGGTAGCACTGGAGACCAACAAAATCATTAAAGAACAGCAGGAGAAGGAGAGACAGTGAGTGAACTACAGGACTCCTAATTATCTCTGTCTTGTCACAAGAGAAATCTTCTGCAGCGTGACATGAGGGACATGAAGCCGACATCCAAGGTTGTTGTCTCCTAAACTTTGTCCTTCTTTACCCGACTTTAAAAGGTGTTCTCACACAACCTGTAGATGGAAAGGAAAGACATCTAATTAATGTCAGCGTTGCTTTAAATTAAGTTTACAGCTTGTTTAGACTATTCTTAAGTACATTTAAATTTCCTCAATAATTTAATTAGTGTTTCCttcaaaatcagcaaaactgttattttcagaatgtttttacaaatttattgaaaatttTCATGTACAAAAGTCAGAGATGAATTACTATTATTAGTCACATCAGAATACTTTCCGTTTGAAAGATAAGAAGTAAACTATTTTAAAGCTACACTGGAAATCCCAACCCGTGTTTGAGGTTAATCTATAAGGCAGCAGACAAATCTAAGAGAACTAAAATGGAAATTTCTCCATGATTTAGGTTAAGCTAATTGgtaaaaacagcataaatagACTTCCAAACCAAAGTAAATAGGACTGAAGGCCTTGGTGAGTAAATAAAGAGCCAACAAACTGAGAAAGATTTTGATATTAATTTGTATGAGCAAAGAAAAGTAACAGCAAGACTGACTTTTTTAACTGAAACTGTAAGTAAGTTAAACGAACTAAATGGGTTTAATAATCAGTTTGGAAAATTTAATATGTCACCAAATAGAGTTTAATAATCATTACCAAACTGTATTTATAAGCATCTAATTCTCACTTCCCCCACTTTTCCTCCCAGGTGCCAAATTAACTCAAGTCAATTCAAAAATAACttgccaaaataaaattatattatgtataaaaacagtaaaaccgACTTTCCTTCTGTTTAAGTCTTTACCTTTGCTTTTACATCTGTTCACTGAATAATTTACAGATCTCCTAGGGGCTTGAAAATCCAGCAGAAACACCTTATCGATCAATTATACGACTTGATGTCGTATTCTGCAGGGCTGACGATCTGTCACTCGTTTACTAGCAGCTATAAAGTGAATTAAAGCCGTATATTCTGCGGTTGTTGCCTTGTTGTGCTGACGCAGATTTATGCTGAGACCTGTGTGTTTATGATGCACGTTGCAGGAGAAAGATGGAGATCTCGCAGAAAGTTGCGGAAGAAGAGGAGCGCTACAAGAAAGAGATGGAAAAGTACACagctattttagtttttaaaatttccctGGCTATAAATGACTAACTCTGTATTGATTtctaacatatttttttctcccttctgTAGGATTGAGGCTGTAGAGAAGAAACACAACAGAGACTGGGAGGAGGACTGGGGCTCCAAAGACAGACCAAAGAGCCCCCGCTCTCCGAAGAGTCCTGCTCCGGCCCCACCTGCGATGAAAACCACCCCAAGTCCTAAAGCAAAGAGCTCAcgtatgcacacacacgcacatgcacacacacacacacacacacacacacacacacacacacacacacacacacacacacacacgagtgaATCTCTTTCCTTAAAAGCAtgaattctgtttgtttctgaaccTACTTCTC is part of the Kryptolebias marmoratus isolate JLee-2015 linkage group LG11, ASM164957v2, whole genome shotgun sequence genome and harbors:
- the ush1c gene encoding harmonin isoform X2 encodes the protein MERKVAREFRHKVELLIENEAEKDYLFDVLRLYHQSMDLPVLVGDLKLVINEPKRLPLFDAIRPLIPLKHQVEYDQLTPKRSRKLKEVRLDRTHRDGLGLSVRGGLEFGSGLYISQIVKNGQADNVGLQVGDEIVRINGYSISSCIHEEVISLIKTKKIVSLKVRHVGMIPVKSSSDEPLKWQFVDQFVSESGEKRSSVAGLASIGGKEIKEKKVFLSLVGTKGMGISISSGPTQKPGIYISNVKPGSLSAEVGLEMGDQIVEVNGVDFTTVDHKEAVRVLKSGRSLTITVLTGAGRELFMTDEERLAAEARRELERQELMHQKRVALETNKIIKEQQEKERQRKMEISQKVAEEEERYKKEMEKIEAVEKKHNRDWEEDWGSKDRPKSPRSPKSPAPAPPAMKTTPSPKAKSSPAEASFFAEEEEDDEEGRDGFQKYVDEFDPYSMFSTEQIAGRDVRLLRIKKSGQLDLALEGGADSPLGKLVVSSVYEGGAADKHGGIVPGDELMAVNGKILIDATLTEGQNSLARAWNSGGDWIDVVIAVSPPKDYEDEVTFF
- the ush1c gene encoding harmonin isoform X1, whose translation is MERKVAREFRHKVELLIENEAEKDYLFDVLRLYHQSMDLPVLVGDLKLVINEPKRLPLFDAIRPLIPLKHQVEYDQLTPKRSRKLKEVRLDRTHRDGLGLSVRGGLEFGSGLYISQIVKNGQADNVGLQVGDEIVRINGYSISSCIHEEVISLIKTKKIVSLKVRHVGMIPVKSSSDEPLKWQFVDQFVSESGEKRSSVAGLASIGGKEIKEKKVFLSLVGTKGMGISISSGPTQKPGIYISNVKPGSLSAEVGLEMGDQIVEVNGVDFTTVDHKEAVRVLKSGRSLTITVLTGAGRELFMTDEERLAAEARRELERQELMHQKRVALETNKIIKEQQEKERQRKMEISQKVAEEEERYKKEMEKIEAVEKKHNRDWEEDWGSKDRPKSPRSPKSPAPAPPAMKTTPSPKAKSSPAEASFFAEEEEDDEEGRDGFQKYVDEFDPYSMFSTEQIAGRDVRLLRIKKSGQLDLALEGGADSPLGKLVVSSVYEGGAADKHGGIVPGDELMAVNGKILIDATLTEGQNSLARAWNSGGDWIDVVIAVSPPKDYEDEVPKAASVSPTVNRKVFEGSATLYRHGYLLQH